The proteins below are encoded in one region of Halichoerus grypus chromosome X, mHalGry1.hap1.1, whole genome shotgun sequence:
- the LOC144380530 gene encoding melanoma-associated antigen 10-like encodes MPLGQRSELGKVEEDPGPAQGLLEAQLAGAATPWSPSEDSSSSSNQEEPGPGLEPGVAQPLLETTLHMKAVHLVAFLLLKYRTQQPTSQAEMLEIVGEEHQDAFPVILGRASECMRLLFGVDVKEVDPSDHSYILVPVLGLTWDGMLSGEQGMPKTSLLVVLLGLILLGGDHVPEEEVWEELGVMGVYDGQEHVIYGEPRELLTNVWVQEGYVEYRQVPGSDPARYEFLWGPRAHAETSKWQMLGYFLRFNLGQPASSLALSEGAVRDEEEGA; translated from the exons ATGCCCCTGGGTCAGAGGAGTGAGCTCGGGAAGGTGGAGGAAGACCCCGGCCCGGCCCAGGGCCTGCTGGAGGCACAGCT tgccgGGGCAGCCACTCCCTGGAGCCCGTCTGAAGATAGCTCCAGCTCATCCAACCAGGAGGAGCCCGGCCCCGGGCTGGAGCCGGGAGTGGCCCAGCCCCTGCTGGAAACTACACTCCACATGAAGGCAGTCCACCTGGTGGCCTTCCTGCTCCTCAAATATCGCACCCAGCAGCCGACCAGCCAGGCAGAGATGCTGGAGATCGTCGGCGAGGAACACCAGGACGCCTTCCCCGTGATCTTGGGCCGAGCCTCCGAGTGCATGCGGCTGCTCTTTGGCGTGGATGTGAAGGAAGTGGACCCCAGCGACCACTCCTACATCCTGGTCCCCgtcctgggcctcacctgggaTGGGATGCTGAGCGGTGAGCAGGGCATGCCCAAGACCAGCCTCCTAGTGGTGCTCCTGGGGCTGATCCTCCTGGGGGGCGACCATGTCCCCgaggaggaggtgtgggaagAGCTGGGGGTCATGGGGGTGTATGACGGCCAGGAGCACGTCATCtatggggagcccagggagctcctCACCAATGTCTGGGTGCAGGAAGGGTACGTGGAGTACCGGCAGGTGCCCGGCAGCGACCCTGCCCGCTACGAGTTcctgtggggtcccagggcccaCGCCGAAACCAGCAAGTGGCAAATGCTGGGGTATTTCCTCCGGTTCAATCTCGGGCAGCcggcttcctccctggccctgtctgaa